The Anopheles moucheti chromosome 3, idAnoMoucSN_F20_07, whole genome shotgun sequence genome contains the following window.
GCGAAGCGACGTGCTGTTGTTGATCCATGGCGATTGGTCTTATCGCAGATACGCATCGCCGTATGTGACATCGGTCAGGTTTTAGCATGTTTTTTCGGCAAATACTCGAAAAGTTAAGcggaaaaatatttaaacagctTTGTTACAGGGATGACATAAAAAAGGTGTAGTGTTAGGAAGAGCTGGAGCAAATTAATTCGAAGACAATTGGAACCTTTCAAAAAGActaaaatcaaaaaaaaaacctaaaatcAGATTAAGGACTAACCTTTCTGTACACCATCATACATTTACCATATAGCACCGATGCGTTACATCCATTGTGTATGTTACGCAAAACTAATGTTCCCTGTGCTGTATGTAAATTCCATTGATAATAGACAATATTCAACATCAACGGCTTTGTTGTTGAGTCTTGGAAATGTAACCTGTTGTTACATATACAAAGGAAAGCCTTTGCTAAGTTGACGATTGATTCAAGTTAATAATCGATTACAAAATTGACCACCCTAACACCAACAACATCACCGGACGCTATCATAACAATACCTGCAACCATTTTTCAACCACTCTTCTACGACGGAACATCAATAACTAACTGTTGAAATGCATTTTCGGCTTCGCCAAGAACAATCGACACTTTCTTCGTAGAGAAACTGACTCCGTCCAGATGCCAGCTGCTGTGtattattacattttcaaCATCCCACTTTTGAAGTTGAACATCATCAGACCATcaatgcatttttctttccttcacaCCGGTCTGTCTGTCTCTTCGCCGGGGGTCTCACTTCCCACTTTCCTGCTTAGGCAACCAGAGCGGAAGCAGTGCTCGATTCGTACTTCCAGTTCGGTGGCAGGACTGCCTTGATCTTGTAGTACCGGGCCAGGCGGTGGATGCGAGACTCGATCAGAATCAGACGGAACTTGCTGTCGATGTCCTTACGGTTACGCTCCAAATGCTTGCGGATCGATACGGCCTTCTTGATCAGGAAGTACAGATCTTCCGGAATGTCAGGCTTCAGGCCAACGGCCTTCATGATACGCAGGAcctacaacaacaaaccatTGCACATTAATACACTGTTCTGTAGCATCCGATCCCAACACAAATACGGCCGACGACATTTGCCGGCCGGAAGCCAAACTAACCTTGTTGCCATTGACGAAGCGCACTTGAGCGACACCGTGCGAATCCCGCAGAATGATGCCGATCTGCGACGGTGTCATGCCCTTCTTGCCGAGCTTCTTGATCTGCTCCTTGACATCATCGGCGTTCAATTTCAGCCACGACGGCACGGAACGACGGTATGGTAGCGCGGATTTGGAAATACCCTTACCAGGAGCGTGCATACGACCCATTTTTCGATATTTTTATTCGTGCTTTCGCACCGCGTGTTTAGTTCACCGAGACTTTGACAAAAAGAAAGATGGAGGAAGACGTCAACTTATGACACGGCACGGTTCCCGCACATAGGGCGGCCCTTCGGGACATCACTCGTCACAGTTGCGCTGTCAAACGGAGTGTGTCAacaggtttttattttcttccacaaACTTTTGTAAATTTGTTACTGGGAACGATTCCGGctgtgtatttgttttaaaaaacatattttacaattCTGTTATGTTGTAAGTCCCATGCGATTTTCAAAATGAACAGTGCAAATGATTAGTTCGCATTTCCACAGCTAGAGGGCCATCGCACTAAAAAGGCCTTTTCAGAGGCGCGCGAATAATTAAACTTGGCTTCCTTTTTGATTGTTTCATttacaatttaatatttttaaaagacATTGGGAGCCAATATCCATCGAATACACCATTAGCAACAATCAgctaatgtttttaatttgtccCATATGTTTCACTATTATTCGACAGTTGAATGCACAATTCATTcgcggaaaaagaaaacaacaagaaggagttcaaatttttgtttccacGCATGATCGGAAAAATTGTcaggaaaagcaaaaacacagcaaaacaatcgTCCCATCGCTTTGCACTGTCCTCGATTCCTTGAATAATAAACAAGTTCATTTGTGGGAAAGCCCTAAATTTGATTAGATTCGATCGGGATTAAAAACGTGTCACGGGTGAAGATGGAGTCAGTGGGGTGGGTCTACAACTGCCCAGCGGAACCACATCGCTGGTCGTAAATGTGCAGCCCAGCCACAAACACTTCGCTCATCACTGTTGGAGCACATTCCCGGGAACAAGATTCGCACGTCTCCAAACGGTAATGAAAGGACGAACTTTAATCTACTCGTTAACGCAGGCGATTAATTAACTTTTGCATGATTCCATCCTACTCGCATGCCACAGTGTCTCTCCATAGCATGCCCAATAGTGATTCGTCCGGTGGTATATACTCCCCTCTTCCACAGACGACACTGACCGATTCTGAGAGTGAAGAAGAGCTACTGCGACGCACCACAGTAACAGTCCGCCGAATATCGGAACGCACGTTTAGCGGAAGTACCAGGGGTGGGAGCGGCGGTGTTGTGACGGCAATCATGATGAACGGTATGAAGGGACGACCGGTGGCGGAGATTCGCTCGGCTACAGGAACCGAAAATGGTGGTGCTACCCTGTACAACGGCGGTTATCCACCGAGCCCGAGTGATGTGGAAGATGCCAGTGGCGTCTTTCACGCGGACAATGTGGCCATTTTGCACGAGGCCGTATCGATTCCGGATCACAAAATGTCCTTCCCGAGAAAATGTTGCTTCGTGGCTTCGCTGGTCATATGTTTCCTTGCGGTGATAGTGTTTCTTTGGATTATTCCGTGTTCGGATGAGCTGTCCTGTCCTGCACGGTAAGTTATTACTCGGCCCAATTTGTCGCCTTTTCAGATTGTTCATAACTCGAAAAACTTCCATCTTCCAGCGCGGAACGGGTAAAAACGCAAAACTGGATACGTAACTACGAGAAAATCGAACTGAAGGGTGTGATAAACGTTGTCGAGGGTGTACACGGTAAGAGTAAGAACCTCGTCTTCATGTACCGCGGTGATAAGCTGTTCCCAGAGTTTGACGAGTCGTACAGAAGACGAAACGGCATCATTTCCCTGGTCGGTAGCTCCGGCAAGGTCGCTTGGTACGATCAGATGATAAACGAACCGAAGAGTATCGATTGCACCTTGCTCGATGCGGATCGTAGCGGTGCACCAGATTGTCTGGTGCTGGATGAGTACGGTCAGCTAGAGTGTATCGATCCGCTGTCCGGGGAGTGGCTGTGGCACGCGGAAGGATACAACAAGCGAAGCAACAGTGGCAAGCAGAACGACATGCTCGACTTCCCGTTGCTTATACCGGACGTCGATGGGGACGGCGTGTACGATCTGCTGTTCGTGACCAGCTCCAGTGAGACCAAACACAACCGTTTGGTAATGATATCTGGTCGGAAGGGCATCACAATCGGGGATTCATACGCAGTTAAAGAGTGTCTGTACGTCCACAAGCTCATGCTGGACGAGGAACTAAACGTGAAGTTTAACTGCGTCAAGGAAAAGTCTGAACAGCAGAAAGCCAAGTCACTACCCGAGCTGTACAAGCTCATACATCGCAAAGCGCTAGATATGCGTGTGGTTCGACGAATGCCCACCGATCTGCCCCAGCACAAATTCTTTGGCCAAAGGCGCAACACCGAGAAGCAGCGTACGATAACAAACGTCGGTGGCAAACAGCTCGTGGTGGAGAATCGTGGTAAATGTCCGGAGAATTGTTCCACCTCCGTGCTGCTGACGGAAGAGTCCACCGGTGAGTTGCTGTGGAACGTATCCGGTCGCCAGCTGTACGGCATGCAACCGGTACGGTTAAGCTTCTCCAACTTCGGTGCCGATAACCGTTCCACCATGTACGGGTTCGTGATTAAGTTCTGGGAGTGGAGCCAGCGTGATCCGGACAACCGTAGCTCGCGGTTCAAGCGCGCGCTGTTCGGCACGCGGGATGACGATAGCAAGCAGCGCTTCATCCATCAGCAGCCCTGGATAGGGCCGCCCGGGCTGGACGCCATCTCGAAAACATCCTCGTCAGCGCGGGGTCAAAACCAATCGAGCTCCTCGGCCCGCCCGTCCGGTGTGTTCCGCACGCGCATGCGCTACCTCAAGGAAACGATCAAGCTGATCGTGTTCAACTCGAGCTACATCAAGATCGAAAACACGAGCCAGAGCAATGTGATCCAGTTTTGCCGCGAAACGATCAGCGGCGATCCGGCGGAGGTGCTCTGCCAGCCCGATTTGAATTATCAGGAAAACTCGCTACTAATCGCCGATCTGGACGACGATGGTTCGCAGGAGCTTGTGTCGTATTATTCGACCTTCGTCAAAACCGCCACCAACGATGCAGACGGGATGGGAGCCGGTGTCGGCGTTGGACCCGGAGCGACCATGAAGTTGAAGACGTTCGTCCAGCTGTTGCGGCTCGAGTCGGAGCTACCGAAACTGTACACTCCGTCTGCCGGTCAGGAGTCGGATGGCGTCAAGCATCGTTAAAGAAGGAGTGACCATCCAGCAGAAGGAAGGTCGcattccaaaaaaaacaagtgatTTTGTGATCTCATACCAACCTCGTTCCACTAGCTTTACGTTACATCAATGtcgttcgtttccttttttctcctcATAGGATTGTCACTGTGCACTAGGCTAGTAAAAGGGTGCCGATATTCACCAACAACCCGTACAGCTTAATAATAGTGAAGATAGGATAAGCAAAACAAGTCCAACAGACGATAATGATAGCAATTTGGTAAGATTTGGGAAGAAGTGCCGGGTGTAAGTGGCCAATACGGGTCTTGAGGTGGCAATAAGCCAACAGAAGCAAACAGTTTCCCACTCCAGTTTTCCGCTCTGTCTCTCTtgtacgagtagtgactattccTGCTGCACTGTTTGCACCGAACCGTGTCCTTGTATACATGCACACTATACCATGCGCGCACGCTTGTATTTTTAGTATACACAAAACATGCAATCAAACGAAATGACAAAGTACTTCGCATCAGAGCGAAGAGATTGAGATTGAAACATAACAGTTGAATATAAATCCATATGGACCTAATGTTGAATAGAAATGTGAATCAAATGTCTAGCAGTAAGTAATTCGACTTATTTGATTTGTCCTAACGGACCTTGAAGAAAGAAATTTATTGAGTATTTCTTGAGGAGTCCATATTGTCGGGAACACCCCATTTCCAGGCTGACTTTCCGACCGGTCTTTCTACAGTCTGAGGAGACCTCTCCACACAAAAGACCTGTCGCAAGGAAAGAAAAGCCAGGACtttatagaacttatatattTCCAGTACTCAAATACGACTTAGGGGCATGGACTTTGCCTAAAACTAACAAAATCCTCTTAGCCACGTTCGAGagaaagatgctcagaaggatttatGGCCTAGAAGGATGTGTgaaaggacaatggaggagccaTTACAACGACGAGCTCTACGAGAGCTGTACGACGAACTCACTATCTTATAGCGAATTAGATCTTTGAGGCTCTGGTTAactggtcatgtcatgagaatgacaccggacgatccAGTCCGGAAAGTCCTTGAAGGACGTACACATCGACAGAGGAGGCGTAGTAGACCCAagttgagatggagtgatgacgTTGATGTGCCCGCCAGAAAGGCCGAATCTGGTGGGCTGCTCATGTCGTaaaaatgacaccggacaacccagcctataaagtccttttaggtcctTAAAGGGGACAGAGGAGGCAAggtaggcccaaattgagatggagtgatggcatTGATCAGTCCACCAGAATTGCCTGAATAATCGATTGGCTAAGGACGGCACTCGACCTTGGGCAGTTTAGCAAGACTGCTGGCCAAGACCGCGAATCGGTGGTATCGCCGGAAATGCAAGTAAGTAATTAAGAGCAAAAACCCACTTCCAACACTTCCCTTAGACATCACCCTCTTCGAAACTGTTGAACCACACTCGAAATTGCTTATGACAAAGTATGTTCATCATTACCATCGTTCAGTGGCGTATTTTACTACTCAATATAAcagttcgtttttgtttggtgaacagtattttattacatttgttCTTGCAGTTATCAACAGTGAGTTAAGTCGATGCACACAGCACATGCGTGTCTTGCtcgtaacaataaaaaattgagtttgtttttgaataaatttgttGATGGTCTCAAGTCTAGACAAAATGGTCATGCAGAGCGCCTCACTAATAATCAAACCTCCTAGGTCGAGATtacgttttgtttacatttttgattCTTCAATGCGCGCAACGAAAGAAGCTACGAAGTTTTCGGGATTTTATGTTATTTCGGGCAGTTTATGAGGTTATGATGAGCAAGTCCTTTCGGAATATTTTACTGGTCTTATTATATCAAAAGCCGAAAGAAATGGTTGGAGAGGTATATAAAATATCAACAGCAATGTCGTCAACTGTCACAGTCAGGGAACACAGCCCGATTCACCGAAAggcctacggactaacaactccttAAGCCTCGGAACCTATACCGGATGGTCCATTAGGACATTTACGTCTACAAATATTTTGTAGattaaatgttattatttaaaatagtaATTGATTAatgttgaatatgtgttggTATTGATACATTTTGGGAGCATTTTATCATACCGTTTGGAGCTCCGTGATAAGATAAATCCACCTGTACATACAGGAGCGATAGAGGGAGTTCCATTTTCTCGCACCGTTTGGGGTTCCGAGATTCTGAAATCCGCCACTATCGTCGTCAACAGCTTTCCTAGAGCTAAGTGAATACACAGATAATTCCTGGAATACTATGCGAACGTTTGTTTGCTGCCGTGAACGTGCAGGAAGATCTGAACATGATCACTTCAAACATTGCCACTGGGAGACAATTGGGAGCTTATTGGAAACCCCCAAAGCAAATGTCTGTCACAAAACCACGGAGGCAGAAACAGAGAATTTAAACACAGAGGAAACCATGGTTCAATATGGGACAAAGCATTTTGATCACATGTGACAGAACGAATGGCTGTCCACGTTTTCGTTCCTATCGTAAACTCGTGTGCCACGCGTGACGAAAGGGGGCTCCCCACACAACAAACATGTCCTCTTTGAATGttttgaagaaacaaaactgttgatgttttttgctcacttattttcattataaaaGTTCGTACATTCTCTCGATGTTTCGGACGATCGTTATTTGGGATGGGTTTTTGATAAGCCATGCGCGCCAACACGAAATGGCAGACCGTTGGTGAACATGTGTGGTTGCTGTTTCTAGCTGACATATAAGGCGAAAGCACGATCATAGCCGCATCCATTGTCCCTGAAGGTGCAGATCTTGCGATGCACTCGCTTGCTTAATGAACCATGCCAAGAGCAACAGGAAACTCATTAGTACGAAGATTCTTTACGACCAAAGATGCTTTCCCGGGCTTTTTATGTCCATCCGGCTCCGGCTCGGGTGGTTTGTTTCCCATCGGAGGCCATAAACATTATCGCTGCTTGCGGGGCAGCAGCCTTTGGTGTCGCGCTAGAGTCGCGAGACTTGTAACGCGTGTTTCCGGCGTCACTGGAAACTCCAAACCATTCCCAGCTGTCTGAAGATCAGACACTCACCTACTAACACCCAGCAAGCATAGCCCGAGACAACGGAGGAGTATGTTCTCACCGTGCTGGCGGGATCATTTCTTATCAGTTGGTGAGTTTTGCGGGGAGCAACCATCGTCGTTGACTACAAGGTTTGGATGGCTGGCTGACGTACGTTACTGGATGGAGAGTGTCCATGCCTGCCCTGTGCGAGCGTCGTACGATCGTATGGTAACCATGCGGTTGAGTTGATTACTACCAACTCACACACTCATCCACGTTCGATTGTTTTTGATTCGATCTCGTTCCCTACACTCTCGCCCATCCACCGTCTACTTCTCAGCCATGTTCTTGTCTACGgctacaacaacaaccattGCTGTTGACTGTTTTAGGATTGTCTGGAACTGTTTGCCGAGAATTCACCCTTCCCCACGCTTCATGTGCTGGGTGCGATCTTCAATCGAAACGAAATAGGTCCACCATGCATCATGTGGGTAAGAGCGTGAAATGAAtggtaacaaaaagttaaacaaatagGTTTACGAGTTTTGCCAACTTGATCAAGAGTACGATTGCACTCATTGCACGGGGCCTTATAAATATAAGATCCTACGTGTAAGCGATCTCACTAAGCTATAGATAACGAAACAGATCACACTGCAGTTCCTTGATTTGCTTTTGCTGTACCGTGAAATAGTGAACTAAAGTTAAAAAGTTACCAAACCCGCACCGAGAACGTCTGTGATTTATAGTAAAAATGGCGACCTTCAACAACGAAAGCAAGCAGGGTGTGAGCCGAATGTAAGTATGGAAGCGAAGTGCAAAGAAAGTGGAAAACAGAATGGAATGTTTCTGTGCATTGTCACAGGAAGCTGTGCGGAATTGTGAAGTGATAGATGAGATAATTAAACTGCATTGGACGTTGCCTACGGAGCAGAGTGTCCCCTACTACTAGCTCTTGAAAGTTCAAAACAAGTCGTCCAAGACCTTGCAAAACAATTGTAGCGATGCACTTTTGTTCGGTTTGTGGTGCGTCTCTATCAATCATCTGGGCTGCCCAGCATCAGAAAGCATCATTAAACAAACGACCCAGTGATGTGCCACAGTGTCCGATTCACGCTCAATTTACTCCGGATTGGAACTGCATTGAGCAGAAGGGAGTGTTGTGTCAGTGGTCGAGGAGCAATCACCAACGCCCGGCCACAAACAACAAGCCCCAATCATGGTCATTTGCTCGGTTACTAGGTAGTAATTGTAGGAGCACAAATTACATTACACCACCGGGTGAAGGTGGCTTGGTGACATGCAATTGTGCCTTGTACGAAACAGTGTCGCAGAGTGGCTAAAGACTACTCTGGGGCATTGAAGAGATGGGCGAAGTCTCTTAATGGAGGACATGAGGATTCATTGCTGCCTGAAAGAGTGCACTTTCCACTATGTGGGATGGTGTTTTCCCTGACATATGCAGTAAATAAAGCAACCCCAACCGCAAACCACTCTTGGAGATTGAAGTCTTTCTCACCTTCTTTCGCTCTGGATCATTCGAGTATGTTGTCAAGGCACCAGAATAGTAAAATGGCGCGTGTTTGTActagaaatgaaaacaaccaCTTTGAGACTTTTTCttcatcggcacaacaacctcaggaGATCTAgaggcctaccatttctggcttgaTTTGACTTTATATACGCGTAGCTGAATGgccagtgctgcgtacggggaattgatctggatgggatttcaTCAAGAATCAAGGTCAATCACCAAAAATAATGCTAGAAGAACATAAAGCAAAATGGTCGTACAAATCCAATACCATACAATAATGAAGAATGGCATTTTGTAGTTAGTTGTACAAGTACTCGATCTCCCAATCCAACATCTTGTCACCGGTCGCTTGGTAAAGAAATCGTTGAAAACAAACCAATCAATTGCATCACTTTGTTTGGTTTCCTGATCGAAGTCCTTGTTTTGCTCGCGATCGTCATCATACAAAGCATTCTCCTGGTGACCCCCTGGTTAGATGAATGTTTACCAAACGATCCTCTCGGGTTGTCGGATCGCTTAGATAAGGCTATGGTGTTGATTACCGATCATTCGAAGccataatattattttaccttttcaaCACCCAAATCAGACACACAAACCACCCTGATCACGTGTTGGTGTGGATGCGATCTTTACGTATCCTTACAGAGACTTTTTGAACTGAGTTTTATTTAAGCCTTGACCCGCAATGAGTGGACGATCGTATTTTTCTAATGCCCGTCCTTATCATTGGGCTCGGCTGAATCGTTGTTGATCGCGTGACGTCTTCATCTTGCACAATAACATGTTATTTTGATAATTCTCAAGACAATCCCTATCCCTTCCCCTTAGTACCACCAAGCACCAGCGAGTTGTTGTGTAccagttgcaaaaaaaactgggACATTCTAGTGTGGAGTAAACCAGTTGtaacgtttttttcccccattgaGTTGATTTCCGCCTCTgttgttgaataaatattgCCGCGATCTCGAAGGTGATCGACAAAACGCACGGGAGACAAAGAATCGAGCAAACTTCTCCACCCTTCGTGGCTTTGGAGCAAAACAAAGAGTATTAAAATTCGCAACTATTAAATACCACTAGACAGTCCGATTTACCACCGGTACAGGTGAACGGATACCTTAACATAAAACCCGTTCAAGCAGAACGGATCAACACGGTGGAGCGAACAGAACAACTGTACCATGCGTGACATTTGCTGTTGCGCGCGTGCCACCAACACCGCAAACGGAATTCCATCGGTACATCTCTGTCAACAGAGTGGCTTGAACGGTTGTAAATCAAACTTCGGCCCATCGCTACGCTACGTGTTAAAGCTGCATCCATTTAAACTCATCGTGCTCCCCCTTTGGAAGGGATCCTACACGGCCGCTTAATGGTAACAACAACACCATTACTTAAGAGCGTCATCAGCTTTTCATAATTACCCTTATCCCTCCCCCCGGTTCCTACCGTCGTGGTGCGCAATCACTGCTGGCTTTCTACCGCTACAATCTGCGCAAACATTTCTCCCGCACACTTCCACGAACGGCACACCGCCCAAATACAGTCCTTGTGTCTGTCACGCGAAAACATGCACCCATCGGCGGCACCGTGCGGTGATGGAGGTTTTATGCTATCATCCGGCGACGCGTACCGTCACTAGTGTTCGAGGTGCGACAGTGTACGGTTCAGTAACAGGAAGCACACGGGCCACACGACACTTGTTCGGTTGTCGGTCCTTTAGTTCCCTTTCGGTTTGAAGTTAATGCGATTCACTACGCATCTTTGTTCAGTTTTACGGTGTTGATTTCAAGGTGGTTGAAGAGTGTCCGTTATTAGCATAGACTTTATAAAGCTTTAATCATCCTAAAAATATACAGAAAAATAAGAAAGTGATTAAAGCTTCTAGTTAGCTTACGAAGCGTCACAAAAATACTGTTGCGAAAATGAGCAAATTTACTTACCTTCAAAATGGTAACGCACCGAACGGTGTTTCGAACGGTGCTGCTGCACTACATACGAACGGTCATCACCACCAAAATGGACATTCGAACGGGAACCGGAATGGTGGTTCCGACTCGTTGCCGGCTGCTGAAGCCTACCAGCAAAAGGGAGCAACGAGCGGTCCCTTCCATATGCCACGCACCGAGCACGCTGGGTAAGTTCGGGCGTTATACGGTGAGCTTTTGTCACTACACAAATGGCTTCTGTCACTAACCGGAACCGACCGGTACTGGTTGGTGTGGCGCAGGAAAGATGATCCGATACGGTTTGGTCATGGAAAACATGCAAGTGCAGACAGGGTGAAATTGCACGCAGTACCTGCTCAAGATTGTTGAACCGTCACAAGTGATCGATATGGACTTTCGGGGAATGTTACGATTTGGTCTATACTAGTGtagtgcttaatgaatcttttaagaagAGTCATTAaaatcaggaatcgactctcaaaagattcaacTCTCAAATTCAAGGAGGAATTCAAGATCGTTGAACGCCATTAATCTTGgttgattcatgaatctttgcaatagagattcagattcatgaacttaattcaaagattcatttacaatcatgaatctgaatcagatttacAGATTATAGTACAAGTTAATACAAACAAAGAATAGAGAAATTCGTCTATTTGTGTGTCTAGACGTAAGATCAATCCTGTATCAAATGTCTCCAACAAGATTACCATACTAATCTAATCTaatcttgtcagccatttcCAAAACAATTGTTATTACCTACTTTTCTAGAGCAAGAGTCAGTTAGGTCACCGTCTAAACCTTCGCCTTCGAACGAATCCATCCGAGCGATTTTTTCCCATGAACCCGCAATGCCATGAAATTATCAGCACGGGATTCACGGCActaacaccagcaccagcaacatAATGCGACATCATTCGCAAATACATGATCATCATCGTGGAAAGTCTCGATTTCGATTCGTCGCCCTACCCTTATCAGCATCGTCATCGAGAATGTTCGTGTTTTTCAAACGGAATAACAGTGTCTCGCGCAGCCCCTCTCTAAGCTCATGTTTGGCATATTGCTGTACCGACACACCGTCCGATGCGGTGGCCGAAGACAATTGTGTTCGAAGCAGTGTGTGGGGCGCTGCTCCTGATCCGATTGTTGCCGATTGACTACACAGCCTGTGTGTTGGCGATCGTGCCCCCACGAACCGTTCAAGCAGGGTCATCGCTAGGCGCGTTGACGTCCACTGACGGCATCGGTGTCGGTGGGAAGCTGTTCGACCACGAAGCTGATAACGAGAGCGATGCAGGCGTAATTTGTTGGCACAGCCTTCAAATGGCAGGTGATTAGTTGGTTTCTTCTCCGCCCGCTAGGGCCTTGCCTTGCAcgactttcttttttgtttgcgaaacTTTCAGAACGCAATTCTTACCGTTGATTGCTTTAATATCCTTTGGGGAGCCGAAGACGGTAAACGATAATCAGCAAGGTCCCTACGGCACGGCAATTTGTTCGTGACTGCAAGTCACCTTTCATATGTCTAGTAATGGGCACTCTGTAACGTAGAGACCGTAACGCTAatagttttcctttcgcttttctCACCCCTAATAGGTACACCTACGACACGCTGCAGG
Protein-coding sequences here:
- the LOC128301246 gene encoding 40S ribosomal protein S13, yielding MGRMHAPGKGISKSALPYRRSVPSWLKLNADDVKEQIKKLGKKGMTPSQIGIILRDSHGVAQVRFVNGNKVLRIMKAVGLKPDIPEDLYFLIKKAVSIRKHLERNRKDIDSKFRLILIESRIHRLARYYKIKAVLPPNWKYESSTASALVA
- the LOC128303539 gene encoding uncharacterized protein LOC128303539 gives rise to the protein MPNSDSSGGIYSPLPQTTLTDSESEEELLRRTTVTVRRISERTFSGSTRGGSGGVVTAIMMNGMKGRPVAEIRSATGTENGGATLYNGGYPPSPSDVEDASGVFHADNVAILHEAVSIPDHKMSFPRKCCFVASLVICFLAVIVFLWIIPCSDELSCPARAERVKTQNWIRNYEKIELKGVINVVEGVHGKSKNLVFMYRGDKLFPEFDESYRRRNGIISLVGSSGKVAWYDQMINEPKSIDCTLLDADRSGAPDCLVLDEYGQLECIDPLSGEWLWHAEGYNKRSNSGKQNDMLDFPLLIPDVDGDGVYDLLFVTSSSETKHNRLVMISGRKGITIGDSYAVKECLYVHKLMLDEELNVKFNCVKEKSEQQKAKSLPELYKLIHRKALDMRVVRRMPTDLPQHKFFGQRRNTEKQRTITNVGGKQLVVENRGKCPENCSTSVLLTEESTGELLWNVSGRQLYGMQPVRLSFSNFGADNRSTMYGFVIKFWEWSQRDPDNRSSRFKRALFGTRDDDSKQRFIHQQPWIGPPGLDAISKTSSSARGQNQSSSSARPSGVFRTRMRYLKETIKLIVFNSSYIKIENTSQSNVIQFCRETISGDPAEVLCQPDLNYQENSLLIADLDDDGSQELVSYYSTFVKTATNDADGMGAGVGVGPGATMKLKTFVQLLRLESELPKLYTPSAGQESDGVKHR